One genomic window of Camelina sativa cultivar DH55 chromosome 5, Cs, whole genome shotgun sequence includes the following:
- the LOC104787286 gene encoding alkylated DNA repair protein alkB homolog 8-like, producing MILDVLRSIRTSSSSSTTTTTGGRIILQSFGFYSVSTSKMRDIKVKSDSRELITSSDEEEEAAAQIIESVSIREKEISSSSLSVKSTPEIEKKYVHRVYDAIAPHFSSTRFAKWPKVAAFLESLPCGSVILDAGCGNGKYLGLNPSCFFIGCDISHPLIKICSDKGQEVLVADAVNLPYREDFGDAAISIAVLHHLSTESRRKKAIEELVRVVKPGGFVLITVWAAEQEDTSLLTKWTPLSAKYVEEWVGPGSPMNSPRVRNNPFFSLESIPETEVSTKEQKADNSPFIGLESIPESEESTRELKETKASIVEQKEESLEALKKSQQEYFVPWHLPYHRAEVSGASASALATGLAKKDDRKGAVVYNRYYHVFSEGELERLASRVGNAMIVDRFYDKSNWCIVLQKAALNQD from the exons ATGATTTTGGATGTTTTAAGAAGTAttagaacttcttcttcttcttctactactactactactggaGGTCGTATTATTCTTCAAAGCTTTGGTTTTTATTCGGTTAGTACAAGTAAAATGCGAGATATCAAAGTCAAATCTGATTCAAGGGAGCTGATAACAtcatctgatgaagaagaagaagcagcagctcAGATTATTGAATCAGTTTCCATTAGAGAAAAGGAGATTTCTTCGTCGTCCTTGAGTGTTAAATCCACGCCTGAGATTGAGAAAAAGTACGTTCATCGGGTTTACGACGCGATTGCTCCACATTTCAGCTCTACGAGGTTTGCCAAGTGGCCTAAAGTTGCTGCCTTTCTTGAATCTCTGCCTTGTGGATCTGTGATTCTTGATGCGGGTTGCGGGAACGGCAAGTATTTGGGGTTGAACCCCAGCTGTTTCTTCATAGGATGTGACATAAGTCATCCGTTGATTAAAATCTGTTCGGATAAAGGGCAAGAGGTTCTGGTTGCAGATGCTGTTAATCTTCCTTATAGAGAGGACTTTGGTGATGCTGCCATCTCTATAGCGGTTTTGCATCACTTAAGTACAGAGAGTAGGAGGAAGAAAGCGATTGAAGAACTGGTTCGGGTGGTTAAGCCAGGTGGATTCGTTCTCATTACGGTTTGGGCTGCAGAACAGGAGGACACGTCGTTGCTCACCAAATGGACACCCTTGTCTGCTAAGTATGTTGAGGAATGGGTCGGCCCAGGTAGTCCAATGAATAGCCCTCGTGTGAGGAACAACCCCTTCTTTAGTCTTGAGAGCATTCCAGAGACTGAGGTGAGTACCAAGGAGCAAAAGGCTGACAACTCCCCGTTCATCGGTCTTGAGAGCATTCCAGAGAGCGAGGAGAGCACGAGAGAGCTAAAAGAAACCAAAGCCAGCATAGTAGAGCAAAAGGAAGAGTCATTGGAGGCTCTGAAGAAGAGCCAACAAGAGTACTTTGTTCCATGGCATCTACCCTACCACCGTGCTGAAGTGAGTGGTGCATCTGCATCTGCACTTGCAACTGGGCTTGCAAAGAAAGACGACAGAAAAGGAGCTGTTGTGTACAACAGATACTACCACGTCTTCAGTGAAGGCGAACTTGAAAG GTTGGCATCTCGAGTAGGCAATGCAATGATAGTTGATAGATTTTACGATAAGTCCAATTGGTGTATTGTTCTTCAGAAAGCAGCTCTAAACCAAGATTGA
- the LOC104789442 gene encoding uncharacterized protein At3g43530-like, translating to MEHEEDNDASESEETEAMKPLGMHFEPSQYNKKIKLSTRCHIFETLKTLDKLEHPLTSSERDWFENHPQFKHIFHMPREPNHKLMGMWMLLLRTAKIEKKKEAWFVVNGVPIRYGLREHALMSGLDCRCYPLDYKEAGGTVFQRKYFLQKKKITLEDVRRHLLIMQPDRTRDRLKMAVLYFLGSIIAGYTKDSGRDAMGIDDFVVSAVNDLGFCVSFPWGRLSFENMLEEISHTMSHFNGVVVKENALWPVPGFCIPLEVS from the exons ATGGAGCACGAGGAGGACAACGATGCAAGT GAATCGGAGGAAACAGAAGCGATGAAACCTTTAGGAATGCACTTCGAGCCTAGCcagtacaacaagaaaatcaagctatCGACTAGGtgtcatatttttgaaactttgaaaacgCTGGATAAATTAGAGCATCCACTAACTAGTTCTGAGAGGGATTGGTTTGAGAATCATCCACAATTCAAGCACATTTTTCACATGCCAAGGGAACCAAACCACAAGCTTATGGGAATGTGGATGCTCTTACTTCGAACggctaaaatcgaaaaaaagaaggaagcatgGTTTGTTGTGAATGGTGTTCCAATCCGGTATGGTCTGAGAGAACATGCTTTGATGTCTGGATTAGATTGTCGGTGCTATCCACTTGATTACAAGGAAGCCGGCGGTACCGTGTTtcaaaggaaatattttttacaaaaaaaaaagattacacttGAAGATGTGAGGAGACACCTATTGATAATGCAACCAGATCGTACTCGTGATAGGTTGAAGATGGCGGTTCTCTACTTTTTAGGAAGCATCATTGCAGGCTATACAAAAGACTCGGGGAGAGATGCAATGGGTATCGATGATTTTGTTGTAAGCGCAGTGAATGATCTaggtttttgtgtgtcttttccTTGGGGGAGATTATCATTCGAGAACATGCTAGAAGAGATTTCCCATACAATGAGTCATTTTAATGGGGTCGTGGTTAAAGAGAATGCGTTATGGCCTGTTCCAGGTTTCTGTATTCCATTGGAGGTTagttag